A portion of the Homalodisca vitripennis isolate AUS2020 chromosome 2, UT_GWSS_2.1, whole genome shotgun sequence genome contains these proteins:
- the LOC124354951 gene encoding PDZ domain-containing protein 2-like produces the protein MMIATDSYNISFSYFREGTLMINDEIVNVNGRRLRGLTMSGAREVLLSGPSEVDIVISRGSDPTTPIPHRSSMPESSVDYENVVILPQERTNIKRSVFLSQLLAEEDSSPPRDVGDNTPMSEKIIRKRHYQKNSNSINNKLLRKAIASYSGSKVNVKDAKSESVSDDSSAEQFDIDTTANFCTLPRRPRSTMCSFHTFIYEKGPGKKSLGFTIVGGKDSPRGPLGIFIKSVLDNGQAAEDGRLREGDEVLAVNGHVCHDLTHADAVALFKSIRAGPVALHVCRRTRVKTDKAKSCTDLALSSTS, from the exons ATGATGATCGCTACAGATAGTTATAACATTTCTTTTTCCTATTTCAGGGAGGGCACTCTCATGATAAATGATGAGATAGTCAACGTGAATGGCCGACGACTTCGAGGTCTGACAATGTCAGGAGCAAGGGAGGTGTTGCTGAGCGGACCGAGTGAGGTGGACATTGTCATCTCCCGTGGTAGTGACCCCACCACTCCCATTCCCCACCGCTCCTCCATGCCTGAGAGCTCTGTGGACTATGAGAATGTGGTGATCCTCCCCCAGGAGCGAACCAACATCAAGCGGTCGGTATTCCTGAGTCAGCTGCTGGCGGAGGAGGACTCCTCCCCACCCAGGGATGTAGGGGATAATACACCCATGTCAGAGAAGATCATAAGGAAACGCCATTACCAGAAGAATAGCAACAGTATAAACAACAAACTGCTGAGGAAAGCTATTGCCAGCTACTCCGGAAGTAAGGTGAACGTTAAGGACGCTAAGAGTGAGAGTGTCTCTGATGACAGTTCTGCGGAACAGTTCGACATCGACACGACTGCCAATTTCTGCACTCTGCCAAGAAGGCCGAGGTCTACTATGTGCTCATTCCACACATTCATATATGAGAAAG GTCCTGGAAAGAAAAGTTTAGGGTTTACAATAGTTGGGGGCAAGGATTCCCCAAGAGGACCTTTGGGGATCTTCATCAAGAGTGTTTTAGATAATGGCCAAGCAGCTGAGGATGGCCGCTTGAGAGAAG GTGATGAGGTGTTGGCAGTGAATGGCCATGTCTGCCATGACTTGACTCATGCTGATGCTGTAGCATTGTTCAAAAGTATTCGAGCAGGTCCTGTAGCTCTCCACGTTTGTCGCAGAACTAGAGTTAAAAC AGACAAGGCTAAATCCTGCACTGACTTAGCGCTAAGCTCAACCAGCTGA
- the LOC124354952 gene encoding rRNA N6-adenosine-methyltransferase METTL5: MARIKLKTLEQYLQQIEVFDKPKIHLEQYATTPHLAACMLYTIQSSYGDLEGKMVADLGCGCGTLTFGSVMLGAGLCVGFDIDEEALDIFNGNREDLEMEGCDAVLCNVVKDLGDRWDNCFDTVVMNPPFGTRQKGVDMEFVKVGLKLANTAVYSLHKTSTRRHVLAAARSWEVEAKVVAELRFNLPQTYKFHSKSSVDIEVDLVRFWFSKPKTLCEFMKS; this comes from the coding sequence ATGGCTCGAATAAAACTGAAGACACTAGAGCAGTACTTACAGCAGATAGAAGTATTTGATAAACCCAAGATACATCTGGAACAGTATGCAACCACACCTCACCTAGCAGCCTGCATGCTCTACACTATCCAGAGTAGCTATGGAGACCTGGAGGGGAAGATGGTGGCGGACCTAGGCTGTGGTTGTGGTACCTTGACATTTGGCTCAGTGATGCTGGGTGCTGGCCTGTGTGTGGGGTTTGATATTGACGAAGAAGCTTTAGATATATTCAATGGCAACCGTGAAGACCTTGAGATGGAGGGATGTGATGCGGTTTTGTGCAACGTAGTTAAAGACCTCGGTGATCGCTGGGACAATTGTTTTGATACAGTGGTGATGAACCCTCCTTTTGGAACAAGACAAAAAGGAGTGGATATGGAGTTTGTGAAGGTCGGGTTGAAACTAGCTAACACAGCTGTGTACTCTCTGCACAAGACTTCTACCAGACGCCACGTCCTGGCTGCTGCCCGAAGCTGGGAAGTAGAGGCCAAAGTTGTGGCAGAACTTAGGTTTAATCTGCCTCAAACTTACAAGTTCCATTCTAAAAGCTCTGTTGATATTGAAGTGGATCTCGTACGATTTTGGTTCAGTAAACCAAAAACATTGTGTGAGTTTATGAAAAGTTAA
- the LOC124354953 gene encoding SOSS complex subunit C homolog, whose translation MAFQAPNARELANRKILEELQLKKQMLLKQGAVPLTSTPLSIPAVSGNIPSPGPEHLSSIQRGAQASFGYFIPQDSLFGNVILPVLPRFDNK comes from the exons ATGGCTTTTCAAGCACCAAATGCAAGAg AACTCGCCAATCGAAAAATATTGGAGGAACTGCAGCTCAAGAAGCAGATGCTGTTGAAGCAGGGGGCAGTGCCTCTGACGTCTACACCTCTTTCCATCCCTGCTGTGTCAGGAAAT aTTCCCAGTCCAGGTCCAGAACATTTGTCATCTATTCAGCGTGGAGCACAAGCTTCATTCGGTTACTTTATCCCTCAGGACTCTTTGTTTGGCAATGTTATTTTGCCAGTATTACCCAGATTCGACAACAAATAA
- the LOC124354955 gene encoding spliceosome-associated protein CWC27 homolog, producing the protein MSNIYIQEPPTNGKILLKTSVGDIDVELWSKEAPKACRNFVQLCLEGYYDGTIFHRVVKGFIVQGGDPTGTGTGGESIYGEPFKDEIHSRLRFNRRGLVAMANAGKDDNASQFFFTLAPTPDLQNKHTIFGKVTGETVFNMIKLEDTLVDQDDRPLYPPKIIGTEVLNNPFPDIVPRVVKKKGQDEKPTKKPKVAGVKNYKLLSFGEEAEEDEEEVTEVSRKFSGKSKSTHDLLSDPKLSALPAVLEGDVGMSGHSSSDENSDHARERMDMIKKKLGRQKTKEVPNVQKEDEEEEYEFGKERREELKRKAEELKKEYKSLKRDLQTKRKESERETVKEKSPPKEKDSDRFTQTKSEYNEELEAYKAKKQQIPKKGASREAMTLSLLERFRNKLTSVKQQVGDEQEPNPEEEDDKDESWLAHKLHFEDKLPVLAKDANTKDDEWFEISDPRNAINKRRREANKGSNSNKPLKHDTLDRVK; encoded by the exons ATgagtaatatatacatacaagaaCCACCTACAAATGGCAAG attttactGAAAACATCTGTTGGTGATATTGATGTGGAATTGTGGTCTAAAGAAGCACCGAAAGCATGCCGGAACTTCGTGCAGTTGTGTCTTGAAGGTTACTATGATGGGACTATCTTTCATAGAGTTGTCAAAGGTTTCATCGTCCAGGGAGGAGATCCCACAGGCACAGGCACAGGAGGGGAATCAATCTATGGAGAACCATTCAAG GATGAGATTCACTCCCGCCTGCGGTTCAATAGAAGAGGGCTTGTGGCGATGGCCAATGCTGGGAAAGATGACAATGCATCTCAGTTTTTCTTTACTTTGGCTCCCACTCCAGACCTTCAGAACAAACACACCATCTTTGGGAAAGTCACTGGTGAGACTGTCTTCAACATGATAAAACTGGAAGATACTCTTGTAGACCAA GATGATCGACCATTATATCCACCGAAGATTATTGGAACAGAGGTTTTGAACAACCCATTTCCAGATATTGTTCCAAGGGTAGTAAAAAAGAAAGGCCAAGATGAAAAACCTACCAAGAAACCCAAAGTAGCAGGTGTGAA AAATTACAAACTTCTTTCATTCGGAGAAGAAGCAGAGGAGGATGAGGAAGAAGTAACAGAAGTCTCCAGGAAGTTCTCTGGCAAGAGCAAGTCAACACATGATCTGCTCTCAGACCCTAAGTTGAGTGCCTTACCGGCCGTGCTAGAGGGTGACGTGGGCATGTCTGGGCATTCCAGCTCTGATGAAAATTCTGACCACGCAAG GGAAAGAATGGATATGATCAAGAAAAAACTAGGAAGGCAAAAGACAAAAGAAGTACCCAATGTACAAAAGGAAGATGAAGAGGAAGAATACGAATTTGGAAAAGAGAGAAGAGAAGAACTAAAGAGAAAAGC AGAAGAATTGAAAAAAGAGTACAAATCTTTAAAAAGAGATCTTCAAACAAAGAGAAAAGAATCTGAAAGAGAAACCGTTAAAGAAAAATCCCCTCCAAAGGAAAAAGATAGTGACAGATTTACTCAGACGAAATCAGAATATAATGAAGAGCTTGAAGCATATAAAGCCAAAAAACAACAGATTCCCAAAAAAG GAGCCTCAAGGGAAGCAATGACTCTGTCTCTGTTGGAGAGGTTCAGGAACAAGCTGACTTCTGTGAAGCAGCAAGTGGGAGATGAGCAGGAACCAAACCCAGAGGAAGAGGATGATAAAGATGAGAGTTG gTTAGCACACAAACTCCATTTTGAGGATAAGTTGCCAGTTTTAGCGAAAGATGCCAATACAAAGGATGATGAATGGTTTGAGATCTCAGATCCTCGGAACGCTATCAACAAACGGAGAAGAGAGGCCAACAAAGGATCAAACAGCAACAAGCCACTCAAGCATGATACTCTTGACAGAGTCAAatga